The DNA sequence TGCATTGATTGTAATTGGTATATTCATGATCTTAAAAGGATTCTCAACAAGCTCTGGTCCTGCGAGCTTCACGAATCTATGGAGTCATGGGGGCTGGTTCCCGAATGGAATGAAAGGCTTCATTCTATCGTTCCAGATGGTTGTCTTTGCATTTGTAGGAATAGAGCTTGTCGGTTTGACTGCTGGTGAAACAGCTGACCCTAAAAATGTCATTCCGAAAGCAATCAACAACATTCCAATTCGCATTATCGTATTTTACATAGGTGCACTCATTGTCATTATGAGCATCTATCCTTGGAACGCAATCGTTCCTACTGAAAGCCCGTTTGTTCAAGTATTCGTTGCTGTTGGGATTGCAGCTGCTGCAGCTATTATCAACTTTGTCGTTCTGACATCGGCTGCTTCTGCATGTAACAGTGCTGTTTTCAGTACAAGCCGTATGCTTTATGGATTGGCAAGAGATAAAAATGCGCCGAATTCATTTAATAAATTGACGAAGCGCCAAGTGCCGTCAAACGCACTTTACTTCTCAACGATCATAATCTTCATTTCAGTTGTACTGAACTATGTCATTCCTAAAGCTGAAGTAGTTTTCACGCTTGTGACAAGTGTTTCGACTGTATGTTTCCTCTTTATCTGGGCAGTTACTCTAATTAGTCATTTGCGCTATCGCAAAACTAGACCAGAACTGGCAGCAAAGAATACGTTCAAAATGCCGCTTTATCCTGTGGCGAACTATATTGCATTGATCTTCCTTGCGTTTATCGCTGTTGTTCTTGCTCTTGCAGAAGATACACGTGTGGCATTGTTTATCACACCAGTATGGTTCATCATTTTGCTCATTGTTTATGAAGTAAGAAAGAACAAAATCGTAAAAGCAAACTAA is a window from the Aciduricibacillus chroicocephali genome containing:
- a CDS encoding amino acid permease, whose product is MEQQDLARGLKNRHVQLIAIGGAIGTGLFLGAGKSIHLAGPSILFAYMITGVLLFLVMRALGELLVSNLEYHSFVDFVQDYLGDRAAFLTGWTYWFCWVSIAMADLTAVGLYTQFWFPDVAQWVPGLIALVILLIMNLTTVKLFGEMEFWFALIKVIAILALIVIGIFMILKGFSTSSGPASFTNLWSHGGWFPNGMKGFILSFQMVVFAFVGIELVGLTAGETADPKNVIPKAINNIPIRIIVFYIGALIVIMSIYPWNAIVPTESPFVQVFVAVGIAAAAAIINFVVLTSAASACNSAVFSTSRMLYGLARDKNAPNSFNKLTKRQVPSNALYFSTIIIFISVVLNYVIPKAEVVFTLVTSVSTVCFLFIWAVTLISHLRYRKTRPELAAKNTFKMPLYPVANYIALIFLAFIAVVLALAEDTRVALFITPVWFIILLIVYEVRKNKIVKAN